One part of the Streptomyces nigra genome encodes these proteins:
- a CDS encoding RNA polymerase sigma-70 factor, which yields MVLTVNDVERFEAARPRLEAIAYRMLGSASEAEDAVQETFLRWQAADVERVEVPEAWLTKVLTNLCLNQLTSARARRETYVGQWLPEPLLAGDPMLGPADTVEQRESVSYAVLVVLERLSPSERAVYVLREAFDYTHREIAEILDITEASSQQILHRARKHVAQGRARAEVDEAAARRIIDEFLAAATSGRTEPLVRLLTEDAVVVGDGGGKIPARAKAVEGALAVAKFLRGLFKPSEAKRALVGGSPEYYAATANGGPALVVVVDGRVVGVMCVEVAEDGLAAFRSQVNPDKLERATRLWQAADHGEPLVREAF from the coding sequence ATGGTCCTCACGGTGAACGACGTGGAACGGTTCGAGGCGGCCCGCCCCCGTCTGGAGGCCATCGCCTACCGGATGCTCGGCTCGGCGAGCGAGGCGGAGGACGCCGTCCAGGAGACGTTCCTGCGCTGGCAGGCCGCCGACGTGGAGCGCGTCGAGGTCCCCGAGGCATGGCTGACCAAGGTGCTCACCAACCTGTGCCTGAACCAGCTCACCTCCGCCCGCGCCCGCCGCGAGACCTATGTGGGCCAGTGGCTGCCCGAGCCGCTGCTCGCCGGGGACCCCATGCTGGGCCCGGCCGACACCGTCGAGCAGCGCGAGTCGGTCTCGTACGCGGTGCTCGTCGTGCTGGAGCGGCTCTCGCCGAGCGAGCGGGCGGTGTACGTGCTGCGCGAGGCGTTCGACTACACGCACCGCGAGATCGCCGAGATCCTCGACATCACCGAGGCCTCCAGCCAGCAGATCCTGCACCGCGCCCGCAAGCACGTCGCCCAGGGCCGGGCCCGCGCCGAGGTCGACGAGGCGGCGGCCCGGCGGATCATCGACGAGTTCCTGGCGGCGGCCACCAGCGGCCGCACCGAGCCCCTGGTCCGGCTGCTCACCGAGGACGCCGTCGTGGTCGGCGACGGCGGCGGCAAGATCCCGGCGCGGGCCAAGGCGGTCGAGGGCGCCCTGGCGGTCGCGAAGTTCCTGCGCGGCCTGTTCAAGCCCAGCGAGGCCAAGCGGGCCCTGGTGGGCGGGTCGCCCGAGTACTACGCGGCCACCGCCAACGGCGGACCCGCCCTCGTGGTCGTCGTCGACGGCCGGGTCGTCGGCGTCATGTGCGTGGAGGTCGCCGAGGACGGCCTCGCCGCGTTCCGCAGCCAGGTCAACCCCGACAAGCTGGAGCGCGCGACCCGGCTCTGGCAGGCCGCCGACCACGGGGAACCCCTGGTCCGCGAGGCCTTCTGA
- a CDS encoding flavin-containing monooxygenase, whose amino-acid sequence MADTPHLPERPVYVVGGGPGGLSVAYALRARGIRAVVLERSDAVGASWRAHYDRLHLHTTRRLSALPGLPMPRRFGRWVSRDDMVRYLEKYAEHHDLEIVTGVEVSRVDPAPDGSGWLLHATGGRELAGAAVVVATGYNHTPRIPDWPGREGYGGELLHAGEYRSPAPYAGRDVLVVGAGNTGSEIAVDLVEGGAERVRLAVRTVPHIVRRSTAGWPAQFTSIAVRRLPVRLVDRLARPVARISVPDLSAHGLPRPDTGLYSRVREGAIPVLDVGLVDAVREGRVEIVAAVEGFDTDKVVLADGSRISPDVVVAATGYARGLEELVGHLGVLDGRGRPCVRGARTPAEAPGLYFTGYTNPISGNLREMAIDAQKIARAVAGDRRRDVSRLPV is encoded by the coding sequence ATGGCCGACACCCCTCATCTCCCGGAACGCCCCGTCTACGTCGTCGGGGGCGGCCCCGGCGGGCTCTCCGTCGCGTACGCCCTGCGCGCCCGCGGCATACGGGCCGTCGTCCTGGAGCGGTCGGACGCGGTCGGCGCCTCGTGGCGCGCGCACTACGACCGGCTCCATCTGCACACCACCCGGCGACTGTCGGCGCTGCCCGGCCTGCCGATGCCCCGCCGGTTCGGGCGCTGGGTGTCCCGCGACGACATGGTGCGCTATCTCGAGAAGTACGCCGAGCACCACGACCTGGAGATCGTCACCGGCGTCGAGGTCTCCCGCGTCGACCCCGCGCCGGACGGCTCCGGCTGGCTGCTGCACGCCACCGGCGGCCGGGAACTGGCGGGCGCCGCCGTCGTCGTCGCCACCGGGTACAACCACACGCCGCGCATCCCCGACTGGCCCGGACGCGAGGGCTACGGCGGGGAGCTGCTGCACGCGGGCGAGTACCGCTCCCCCGCCCCGTACGCCGGCCGGGACGTCCTGGTCGTGGGCGCCGGCAACACCGGCTCGGAGATCGCCGTGGACCTCGTGGAGGGCGGGGCGGAGCGCGTGCGCCTCGCGGTGCGGACGGTCCCGCACATCGTGCGTCGCTCGACCGCCGGATGGCCCGCGCAGTTCACGAGCATCGCGGTCCGGCGGCTGCCGGTGCGGCTCGTGGACCGGCTCGCCCGGCCGGTGGCCAGGATCAGCGTCCCGGACCTGTCGGCGCACGGGCTGCCGCGCCCCGACACCGGCCTCTACAGCCGGGTCCGCGAGGGCGCGATCCCCGTCCTGGACGTCGGGCTCGTGGACGCGGTGCGCGAGGGCCGGGTCGAGATCGTCGCCGCCGTCGAGGGGTTCGACACGGACAAGGTGGTGCTCGCTGACGGCAGCCGGATATCGCCGGACGTCGTCGTCGCGGCCACCGGGTACGCGCGCGGCCTGGAGGAACTCGTCGGGCATCTCGGCGTGCTCGACGGGCGGGGCAGACCGTGTGTGCGGGGCGCCCGGACCCCTGCGGAGGCGCCCGGGCTGTACTTCACCGGCTACACCAACCCCATCAGCGGCAATCTGCGGGAGATGGCGATCGACGCGCAGAAGATCGCCCGGGCCGTCGCGGGCGACCGGCGCCGCGATGTGTCCCGGCTGCCGGTCTGA
- a CDS encoding acetate--CoA ligase family protein translates to MLGSTHGTLTTDSRRARVVACGEQPAPAVHGRPAEPDDLDVSGRPLYCEVPDLDRLFRPESLAVIGASDAEGRPNTGITRRLVDWAERVGARLHPVHPARPSVFGLPCSPTVADLPEQVDLAVLLVADPLPVIEELAQAKVKFAVVFASGFAETGAEGAAAQARLTAAVERSGLRLLGPNTNLNAFERFRDDLEGPAIALITQSGHQGRPVFALQELGVRLSHWAPTGNEADLETADFLSYFAERPEVGVIAAYVEGIKDGRAFLLAADRCARRKVPVVAVKVGRTEAGARTAASHTGKLTGADAVVDAALRQYGVIRVDGLDELQDTATLLARARPPRADGVVVYSISGGTGAHVADLAAGAGLRLPVLSEAKQAELHQWIPEYLSVANPVDNGGHPVGDERGPRILRAILDDPSVGVLICPVTGPFPPLSDKLAQDLVDAAERTDKLVCVVWGSPVGTEHAYREVLLGSSRVVTFRTVANCVSAVRAYLDHHRFVDGYRSPFDEAPRTPSPSSRKARALLRPGQQLSEHAAKQLLRAYGIRVPREQLVTSAAAAVRAAGLVGYPVVMKASGARIAHKTELGLVKIGLTSASQVRDAYRELTDIARYEDIALDGVLVCQMVERGLEMVVGASHDPLFGPTVTVGLGGVLVEVLRDTAVRVPPFGEEQVREMCAELRGRALLDGVRGRPPADLDALVEVVLRVQRMALELGDELAELDVNPLMVLPRGQGAVALDALVVCR, encoded by the coding sequence ATGCTTGGATCAACCCACGGCACCCTCACCACCGACTCCCGCCGGGCCCGGGTCGTCGCCTGCGGCGAACAGCCCGCGCCCGCCGTCCACGGCCGGCCCGCCGAACCCGACGACCTCGACGTCAGCGGCCGCCCCCTGTACTGCGAGGTCCCCGACCTGGACCGCCTCTTCCGGCCGGAGTCCCTCGCCGTGATCGGCGCCTCCGACGCCGAGGGGCGGCCGAACACCGGGATCACCCGGCGGCTGGTCGACTGGGCCGAGCGGGTCGGCGCCCGGCTCCATCCCGTGCACCCGGCCCGCCCGTCCGTGTTCGGCCTGCCCTGCTCCCCGACCGTCGCCGACCTGCCCGAACAGGTCGACCTCGCCGTCCTGCTGGTCGCCGACCCGCTGCCGGTGATCGAGGAACTGGCGCAGGCCAAGGTGAAGTTCGCCGTCGTCTTCGCCTCCGGGTTCGCGGAGACCGGCGCGGAGGGCGCGGCCGCGCAGGCCCGGCTCACCGCCGCCGTCGAGCGCTCCGGGCTGCGGCTGCTCGGCCCCAACACCAACCTGAACGCCTTCGAGCGGTTCCGGGACGACCTGGAGGGGCCCGCGATCGCGCTCATCACCCAGTCCGGGCACCAGGGCCGCCCCGTGTTCGCCCTCCAGGAGCTGGGCGTACGCCTGTCGCACTGGGCGCCCACCGGCAACGAGGCCGACCTGGAGACGGCCGACTTCCTCTCCTACTTCGCCGAACGGCCCGAGGTCGGGGTCATCGCCGCCTATGTCGAGGGCATCAAGGACGGCCGCGCCTTCCTGCTCGCCGCCGACCGCTGCGCCCGCCGCAAGGTGCCCGTGGTCGCGGTCAAGGTCGGCCGCACCGAGGCCGGTGCCCGTACGGCCGCCTCCCACACCGGCAAGCTGACCGGCGCGGACGCCGTCGTGGACGCGGCCCTGCGGCAGTACGGGGTGATCCGGGTCGACGGTCTGGACGAACTCCAGGACACCGCCACCCTTTTGGCCCGGGCCCGCCCGCCCCGCGCCGACGGCGTCGTCGTCTACTCGATCTCCGGTGGCACGGGCGCCCATGTGGCCGACCTCGCGGCCGGGGCGGGGCTGCGACTGCCGGTCCTGTCGGAGGCCAAGCAGGCCGAACTGCACCAGTGGATACCGGAGTACCTGAGCGTCGCCAACCCCGTCGACAACGGCGGGCACCCGGTCGGCGACGAGCGCGGGCCCCGGATCCTCCGGGCGATCCTCGACGACCCCTCGGTGGGCGTGCTCATCTGCCCGGTCACCGGGCCGTTCCCGCCGCTGAGCGACAAGCTCGCCCAGGACCTGGTGGACGCCGCCGAGCGCACGGACAAACTGGTCTGCGTGGTGTGGGGGTCACCGGTCGGCACCGAACACGCCTACCGCGAGGTCCTGCTGGGCTCCTCGCGCGTGGTCACCTTCCGCACGGTCGCCAACTGCGTCTCCGCCGTCCGCGCCTACCTCGACCACCACCGGTTCGTCGACGGCTACCGCTCCCCCTTCGACGAGGCGCCCCGCACCCCCTCGCCGTCCAGCCGCAAGGCGCGGGCCCTGCTGCGCCCGGGGCAGCAGCTGAGCGAGCACGCGGCGAAGCAGCTGCTGCGGGCGTACGGCATCCGGGTCCCGCGCGAACAGCTGGTGACGAGCGCGGCGGCGGCCGTGCGCGCGGCGGGACTGGTGGGCTACCCGGTGGTGATGAAGGCGTCCGGCGCCCGGATCGCCCACAAGACCGAGCTGGGCCTCGTCAAAATCGGGCTGACCTCGGCCAGCCAGGTCCGGGACGCCTACCGCGAGCTGACCGACATCGCCCGCTACGAGGACATCGCGCTGGACGGCGTCCTGGTCTGCCAGATGGTGGAGCGGGGCCTGGAGATGGTGGTGGGCGCCTCGCACGATCCGCTGTTCGGGCCGACGGTGACGGTCGGGCTGGGCGGGGTGCTGGTGGAGGTGCTCCGCGACACGGCCGTCCGGGTGCCGCCCTTCGGGGAGGAGCAGGTCCGTGAGATGTGCGCCGAACTGCGCGGGCGGGCGCTGCTCGACGGGGTCCGGGGGCGGCCCCCGGCCGACCTCGACGCGCTGGTGGAGGTCGTGCTGCGGGTGCAGCGGATGGCGCTGGAGCTCGGCGACGAGCTCGCGGAGCTGGACGTCAACCCGCTGATGGTGCTGCCTCGCGGGCAGGGCGCGGTCGCGTTGGACGCGCTCGTGGTGTGCCGCTGA
- a CDS encoding enoyl-CoA hydratase/isomerase family protein: protein MGTSDLCVRHSREDGVCRITLDRPEALNALTPAMRDRLVALLDAASADPETRAVVLTGTGRAFCAGADLRGGAAGGERRTGDVARTLRLGAQRLIAAVLDCEKPVIAAVNGTAAGLGAHLALACDLVLAAESARFIEVFVRRGLVPDGGGAYLLPRLVGPHRAKELMFLGDALGAADAERLGLVNRVVPDAELQEAAVGWAVRVAAGPTRALALTKQLVNASWDSDRAGAFAAESAAQEINLTTEDAAEGLAAFVERRNPEFRGR, encoded by the coding sequence ATGGGGACGTCCGACCTGTGCGTACGGCACTCCCGCGAGGACGGGGTCTGCCGGATCACCCTGGACCGCCCCGAGGCGCTGAACGCGCTCACGCCCGCCATGCGCGACCGGCTCGTCGCCCTGCTCGACGCCGCCTCCGCGGACCCGGAGACACGGGCCGTCGTCCTCACCGGCACCGGGCGCGCGTTCTGCGCCGGGGCGGACCTGCGGGGCGGGGCGGCGGGCGGGGAGCGGCGGACCGGCGACGTCGCCCGCACGCTCCGGCTCGGCGCCCAGCGGCTCATCGCGGCCGTCCTGGACTGCGAGAAGCCGGTGATCGCGGCGGTGAACGGCACCGCGGCCGGGCTCGGCGCCCATCTGGCGCTCGCCTGCGATCTCGTCCTGGCCGCCGAGTCGGCGCGGTTCATCGAGGTCTTCGTGCGGCGCGGACTCGTCCCGGACGGCGGCGGCGCCTATCTGCTGCCCCGGCTCGTCGGCCCGCACCGCGCCAAGGAGCTGATGTTCCTCGGCGACGCCCTGGGCGCGGCGGACGCCGAGCGGCTGGGCCTGGTCAACCGGGTCGTCCCGGACGCGGAGCTGCAGGAGGCGGCCGTCGGCTGGGCGGTGCGTGTGGCGGCGGGCCCGACCCGCGCGCTGGCCCTCACCAAGCAGCTCGTCAACGCCTCCTGGGACAGCGACCGCGCCGGCGCCTTCGCGGCGGAGTCGGCCGCGCAGGAGATCAATCTCACGACCGAGGACGCGGCGGAGGGCCTGGCGGCCTTCGTGGAGCGCAGGAACCCGGAGTTCCGGGGGCGCTGA
- a CDS encoding flavin reductase family protein, translating into MGHAGMAAAAVRHLRPAGAPPAPAPPRPALRCVGADERAPIPQDVFRRVLGSFATGVVIVTAPADAEAPHRPAGFACQSFASLSLDPPLVAFMVGRTSTTWPRIARAGVFCVNVLSAGQGELCRAFAVSGADKFAGVRYDPAPVSGSPRLAGTLAWIDCTVHAVHPGGDHLIVVGRVDDLGTSEGDEPPLLFHRGRLR; encoded by the coding sequence ATGGGACACGCTGGGATGGCGGCCGCCGCCGTCCGTCACCTCCGCCCGGCCGGGGCGCCGCCCGCCCCGGCTCCGCCCCGCCCCGCGCTGCGCTGTGTCGGCGCGGACGAGCGGGCCCCGATCCCGCAGGACGTGTTCCGGCGGGTGCTCGGCAGCTTCGCGACCGGCGTGGTGATCGTGACGGCCCCGGCGGACGCCGAGGCCCCGCACCGCCCCGCCGGGTTCGCCTGCCAGTCCTTCGCGTCCCTCTCCCTCGACCCCCCACTGGTCGCCTTCATGGTCGGCCGTACGTCCACGACCTGGCCGCGCATCGCCCGCGCGGGCGTCTTCTGCGTGAACGTGCTCAGCGCCGGGCAGGGCGAGCTGTGCCGGGCCTTCGCGGTGAGCGGCGCCGACAAGTTCGCCGGGGTGCGCTACGACCCGGCCCCCGTCTCCGGCTCCCCGCGCCTCGCGGGCACGCTGGCCTGGATCGACTGCACGGTCCACGCGGTGCACCCGGGCGGCGACCACCTCATCGTCGTCGGCCGGGTGGACGACCTGGGCACGAGCGAGGGGGACGAGCCGCCGCTGCTCTTCCACCGGGGCCGGCTGCGGTGA
- a CDS encoding MFS transporter, with translation MSVTQTTPALDDSAADGAAPTPRRPRIHRAWFVAAVAFVTILGAAAFRSLPGLLIDPLNDDFGWSRGTIGAAVSINLALYGLTAPFAAALMDRFGIRRVVAVALVLIAAGSGLTYWMTAAWQLLLCWGLLVGLGTGSMALAFAATVTNRWFTERRGLVTGILTAASASGQLIFLPLLSWMVEEHTWRPAVVTVALTALAVVPFVWLLLRDHPADVGLAPYGATEFVPKPPPAQGAARRAVTVLLSAARTGPFWLLAGTFAICGASTNGLIQTHFVPAAHDHGMPITAAASLLAVIGVFDVVGTIFSGWLTDRFEPRRLLAVYYALRGVSLLFLPMLLAPSVHPPMLFFIVFYGLDWVATVPPTVALCREQYGEDSAIVFGWVLASHQVGAALVAFLGGVARDVFGSYDMVWYASGALCAVAALMALVIRRRPQTAVPAL, from the coding sequence ATGAGCGTGACGCAGACGACCCCCGCCCTCGACGACTCCGCCGCCGACGGCGCCGCACCGACACCGCGCCGGCCGCGGATCCACCGCGCCTGGTTCGTCGCCGCCGTGGCCTTCGTGACGATCCTCGGCGCGGCCGCCTTCCGCTCCCTGCCGGGCCTCCTCATCGACCCGCTCAACGACGACTTCGGCTGGTCGCGGGGCACGATCGGGGCGGCCGTCTCCATCAACCTCGCGCTCTACGGCCTGACCGCCCCGTTCGCCGCCGCGCTGATGGACCGGTTCGGCATCCGGCGGGTCGTCGCGGTGGCCCTGGTGCTGATCGCGGCGGGCTCGGGGCTGACGTACTGGATGACGGCGGCCTGGCAACTGCTGCTGTGCTGGGGGCTGCTGGTCGGCCTCGGCACCGGTTCGATGGCGCTGGCGTTCGCGGCCACGGTCACCAACCGCTGGTTCACCGAGCGCCGGGGCCTGGTCACCGGCATCCTCACCGCCGCCTCCGCCTCCGGCCAGCTGATCTTCCTGCCGCTGCTGTCCTGGATGGTCGAGGAGCACACCTGGAGGCCGGCCGTCGTCACCGTCGCCCTCACGGCGCTCGCGGTCGTCCCCTTCGTCTGGCTGCTGCTGCGCGACCACCCGGCGGACGTGGGCCTCGCGCCCTACGGCGCCACGGAGTTCGTGCCCAAGCCGCCGCCCGCGCAGGGCGCCGCCCGCCGGGCCGTGACCGTCCTCCTCTCGGCGGCCCGCACGGGTCCCTTCTGGCTGCTGGCCGGCACGTTCGCGATCTGCGGCGCCTCCACCAACGGCCTCATCCAGACCCACTTCGTGCCCGCCGCCCACGACCACGGCATGCCGATCACGGCCGCCGCCTCGCTGCTCGCGGTCATCGGCGTCTTCGACGTCGTCGGCACGATCTTCTCCGGCTGGCTCACCGACCGCTTCGAACCGCGCCGCCTGCTCGCGGTCTACTACGCCCTGCGCGGTGTCTCGCTGCTGTTCCTGCCGATGCTGCTCGCGCCGAGCGTCCACCCGCCGATGCTGTTCTTCATCGTCTTCTACGGCCTCGACTGGGTCGCCACCGTCCCGCCCACCGTCGCCCTGTGCCGGGAGCAGTACGGCGAGGACAGCGCGATCGTCTTCGGCTGGGTGCTCGCCTCGCACCAGGTCGGCGCGGCGCTGGTGGCGTTCCTCGGCGGGGTGGCGCGGGACGTGTTCGGCTCCTACGACATGGTCTGGTACGCGTCCGGCGCCCTGTGCGCGGTGGCGGCGCTGATGGCTCTGGTGATCCGGCGGCGCCCGCAGACCGCCGTCCCGGCCCTCTGA
- a CDS encoding GlxA family transcriptional regulator, translated as MPSEPSLQPPTDPPKPHRVAVLALDGAIPFELGIAHRVFGRPRDERGRPLYEVVTCSVRPPGPVLTDADFAIQVEHGPEALATADTVIVPASYELGPVFERGVLTAELAAAFALVRPGTRFASICTGVYVLAAAGLLDSRPATTHWADARRFQELFPTIDVDADVLFVDDGDVLTSAGVAAGIDLCLHMVRRDHGTAVANDVARHMVVPPHRDGGQAQYIERPVPDPQQSSTTAARAWALAHLHEPIQLRDMADQESMSVRTFTRRFREEAGVSPGQWLTRQRVERARHLLESTDLSVDQVAARSGFGTAQSMRQHLQAALGVTPTSYRRTFRAGGGACLETAGSR; from the coding sequence ATGCCCTCCGAGCCGAGCCTCCAGCCCCCGACGGACCCCCCGAAGCCCCACCGGGTGGCCGTGCTCGCCCTCGACGGGGCGATCCCCTTCGAGCTGGGCATCGCGCACCGCGTCTTCGGCCGCCCCCGGGACGAGCGCGGCCGGCCGCTGTACGAGGTCGTCACCTGTTCCGTCCGGCCGCCCGGCCCCGTGCTGACCGACGCCGACTTCGCCATCCAGGTCGAGCACGGCCCGGAGGCCCTGGCCACCGCCGACACGGTGATCGTCCCGGCGTCGTACGAGCTCGGGCCGGTCTTCGAGCGGGGCGTCCTGACGGCCGAACTGGCCGCCGCGTTCGCCCTCGTGCGCCCCGGCACCCGGTTCGCCTCCATCTGCACCGGTGTCTACGTCCTGGCCGCCGCAGGACTCCTGGACAGCCGCCCGGCGACCACGCACTGGGCCGACGCCCGGCGCTTCCAGGAGCTGTTCCCGACGATCGACGTCGACGCCGACGTGCTCTTCGTCGACGACGGCGACGTGCTGACGTCGGCCGGGGTCGCCGCCGGGATCGACCTGTGTCTGCACATGGTCCGCCGCGACCACGGCACGGCCGTCGCCAACGACGTGGCCCGCCACATGGTCGTACCGCCGCACCGCGACGGCGGGCAGGCCCAGTACATCGAGCGTCCGGTCCCCGACCCGCAGCAGTCGTCCACGACGGCGGCCCGCGCCTGGGCCCTCGCGCACCTCCACGAGCCGATCCAGCTGCGCGACATGGCCGACCAGGAGTCCATGTCGGTGCGCACCTTCACCCGGCGCTTCCGGGAGGAGGCCGGCGTCAGCCCCGGCCAGTGGCTGACCCGGCAGCGGGTCGAACGCGCCCGGCATCTGCTGGAGTCCACCGATCTGTCGGTCGACCAGGTGGCCGCGCGCTCCGGCTTCGGCACCGCCCAGTCCATGCGGCAGCACCTACAGGCTGCGCTCGGGGTCACCCCCACCAGCTATCGGCGCACCTTCCGCGCGGGCGGCGGGGCCTGCCTGGAGACCGCCGGGAGCCGGTGA
- a CDS encoding MFS transporter has translation MTYRDVASRQVLVWAGTAVAARMPVAMTPLALVFLVRERPGGYSLGATLAAAYVLGEIVAAPILGTRLDPARGRRQLTAGLAGGTLGFTGLGVLAGSHALVLGAFAFLAGAAPSAAAGGQRALLTFLVPERAVAQALSTESMLMSGVWAVSPVAVAGLALAVDPRVPLLLAAVLMALSMAGHRLLPAGWAKDGQGGRANRVGTRVLLGAWPVYVTGAASITLLGLVELTLPALLEQRGIGVGWSGPLLAGMAVAAGAGAFVYGLRSWPGRLRSRSVVLMCGMSVFVALLALVPDGPGMAVALVLAGVLQSGALITRNLSLRDALPPGALAAGYSVLYAAAGAGYAATGSLAGALLQVVAPSTAMLAGVGLTLLLTALGWWGEARRERSPAPGGLQAGPAARAEGAPIAGGGDPERSL, from the coding sequence ATGACCTATCGAGACGTCGCCTCCAGGCAGGTCCTGGTCTGGGCCGGGACCGCCGTGGCCGCCCGGATGCCGGTCGCCATGACCCCGCTGGCGCTGGTGTTCCTGGTCCGCGAGCGGCCCGGCGGCTACAGCCTGGGCGCGACGCTCGCGGCGGCCTATGTGCTCGGCGAGATCGTCGCCGCCCCGATCCTGGGGACACGCCTCGATCCGGCGCGCGGCCGGCGCCAGCTGACCGCCGGACTCGCGGGCGGCACCCTCGGGTTCACGGGCCTCGGCGTCCTCGCCGGGTCGCACGCCCTGGTGCTCGGCGCGTTCGCGTTCCTGGCCGGGGCCGCCCCGTCCGCGGCCGCCGGAGGGCAGCGCGCCCTGCTGACCTTCCTGGTGCCGGAACGGGCCGTGGCGCAGGCGCTGTCCACGGAGTCGATGCTGATGTCGGGCGTGTGGGCCGTCTCGCCGGTCGCGGTCGCCGGGCTGGCGCTCGCGGTGGACCCCCGGGTGCCGCTGCTCCTCGCGGCCGTCCTCATGGCGCTGTCCATGGCCGGGCACCGGCTGCTGCCCGCGGGCTGGGCGAAGGACGGCCAGGGCGGCCGGGCCAACCGGGTGGGGACCCGCGTCCTGCTGGGCGCCTGGCCGGTGTACGTCACGGGCGCCGCCAGCATCACCCTGCTCGGCCTGGTCGAACTCACCCTGCCCGCCCTGCTGGAGCAGCGCGGGATAGGCGTCGGCTGGTCGGGTCCGCTGCTGGCGGGCATGGCGGTGGCGGCGGGCGCCGGGGCGTTCGTGTACGGACTGCGGTCCTGGCCGGGCCGGTTGCGCTCACGCAGCGTCGTGCTGATGTGCGGCATGTCGGTGTTCGTGGCGCTGCTCGCGCTGGTACCGGACGGGCCCGGCATGGCGGTCGCCCTCGTCCTCGCGGGCGTCCTCCAGTCCGGCGCGCTCATCACCCGCAATCTGTCGCTGCGGGACGCGTTGCCGCCCGGCGCGCTGGCCGCCGGATACTCCGTGCTGTACGCGGCGGCGGGCGCCGGGTACGCGGCGACGGGGTCCCTGGCGGGCGCCCTGCTCCAGGTGGTGGCGCCCTCCACGGCCATGCTGGCCGGGGTCGGGCTGACGCTGCTGCTGACCGCGCTGGGCTGGTGGGGGGAGGCCCGGCGGGAGCGGTCACCGGCTCCCGGCGGTCTCCAGGCAGGCCCCGCCGCCCGCGCGGAAGGTGCGCCGATAGCTGGTGGGGGTGACCCCGAGCGCAGCCTGTAG
- a CDS encoding alcohol dehydrogenase catalytic domain-containing protein produces MRGVLFDGERAEVVHDLEVRDPGPGEVLVAVAAAGLCHSDLSVVDGTIPFPVPVVLGHEGAGVVEAVGVGVTHVVPGDHVALSTLANCGTCAECDRGRPTMCRRAMGRPSRPFRRGGRPVFQFAANSAFAERTVVKAVQAVPVPKDIPLPSAALIGCGVLTGVGAVLNRARVDRGDRVVVIGTGGVGLNVVQGARIAGALWIVAVDANPGKEETARRFGATDFVTSVDEVRELLPDGADHVFECVGRVELIRAAVDLLGRHGQAVLLGVPPATAEASFLVSSMYLDKSILGCRYGSSRPQRDIALYAELYREGRLLLDELVTAAHPVEEFARAAADAEAGKVARAVLTF; encoded by the coding sequence ATGCGCGGAGTGCTGTTCGACGGAGAGCGGGCCGAGGTCGTCCACGACCTGGAGGTCCGGGACCCGGGGCCCGGTGAGGTGCTGGTCGCCGTCGCGGCGGCCGGACTGTGCCACAGCGATCTGTCCGTGGTGGACGGGACCATACCGTTCCCCGTTCCGGTGGTGCTCGGCCACGAAGGCGCGGGCGTGGTCGAGGCCGTCGGTGTGGGGGTCACCCATGTCGTGCCAGGGGACCATGTGGCGCTGTCCACGCTCGCGAACTGCGGGACGTGCGCCGAGTGCGACCGGGGACGGCCCACCATGTGCCGGCGGGCCATGGGGCGGCCGTCGCGGCCGTTCCGGCGGGGCGGCCGGCCCGTGTTCCAGTTCGCCGCCAACTCGGCCTTCGCCGAACGGACCGTGGTGAAGGCCGTCCAGGCGGTGCCCGTCCCGAAGGACATCCCGCTGCCGAGCGCCGCGCTGATCGGCTGCGGGGTCCTGACCGGGGTCGGGGCGGTGCTGAACCGGGCCCGGGTCGACCGCGGCGACCGGGTCGTCGTGATCGGTACCGGAGGCGTCGGGCTCAACGTCGTGCAGGGAGCCCGGATCGCGGGCGCGCTGTGGATCGTGGCCGTCGACGCGAACCCGGGGAAGGAGGAGACGGCCCGGCGGTTCGGTGCCACGGACTTCGTGACCTCGGTGGACGAGGTGCGGGAGCTGCTGCCGGACGGGGCCGACCACGTCTTCGAGTGCGTGGGCCGCGTCGAGCTGATCCGGGCCGCCGTCGACCTGCTCGGCCGCCATGGGCAGGCCGTCCTCCTCGGGGTGCCGCCGGCCACCGCCGAGGCGTCCTTCCTCGTCTCCTCGATGTACCTGGACAAGTCCATCCTCGGCTGCCGGTACGGCTCGTCGCGGCCCCAGCGGGACATCGCGCTGTACGCCGAGCTGTACCGCGAGGGCCGGCTGCTGCTGGACGAGCTGGTGACGGCGGCCCATCCGGTGGAGGAGTTCGCGCGGGCGGCGGCCGACGCGGAGGCGGGCAAGGTCGCGCGGGCCGTGCTGACGTTCTGA